Below is a genomic region from Helianthus annuus cultivar XRQ/B chromosome 2, HanXRQr2.0-SUNRISE, whole genome shotgun sequence.
CTATGTCCAATTGAACCAAACTTGTTTTTGTTGTTCATTTATTGCTATGACTAAGAAATAGTGAATCATATAGGAGATTTATGTTGACAGATTATAATGCTTATGTTTGATAATTGGTAGCATATTGTACGGGGAACTTATGTAGATTTGTTTCATTGACAACTCATAAGGTTGTACATTTAGTATGTAGTACTAAATTCATATCCAACTTTTTGTGATGCTATTTGAAACTACAAGTTTTAACTACCATCCACATTTATTTATGATGAGACAATTCGTATGGAAGAGGTTTTAGTTCGGGTAGACCAGGTTGAAATACATTTCCAGTTTGGATTTTATGTTTGATGGTTGTAAAGACACCCTAGATATAGGGCCAGGTCGAGACTCGTGCTTATAGAAACATGTACGATGCACCGAGGCAGAGCTCGCAAAACGAGGGTTGGGCTGAGATTTACAAGGGGATTGTGTCATTCATTGTGAAAGATGCAAAGAAGCTATACTCGGTGTTGAAAAAGAGACTGAAGTAACTCGTCTCCATAGTACTTGAGTCTTCTCTTGGgctctattttttattttatttctatatatatatatatacagaattataatttttttttttttgtagatttGTATACGTTTTATAAATTTGTTAAAACTCTTGTAAATTAGCATATAATTCTAGTTCTAGTTTGATTtgattttgtatatatttatgtCCTGTTGGATATATTTGTAAGTAAAACAAAATTGGAAACATTTATTTTTAAATCTCAAATAACTTTTTGCCATGGATTTGTGACAAACAATCTGTCCTAAACCTGTGTGGAATCAATGGTAGGTTTGTCTACATTCCATTAAGTTTGGCAACCTACTCTATACATTATGACATTAGGGTATTGTATGCCCTATTGACTGGAAATCCGAGGTTGTCACTCCAACATTCGGTCATAATGAACGTGTGGGAGAGTAGATTACACCTCATGCTCAGGTTAATGTTTTAAGGTTAATGTTTAGGAATCTTTAAGCCACATCTTGTATTCCGAACAACTTACATGAATCTCGAAAGCAATATTCAGAAACCATATAACAATCCTTTTGTCCCGGTGGTACAAACAATCAAATATGTTATCCACGCTCATTTTCAAGAACATACAATGTCAAGGATAGATAGGTACCAGTGATCATTCCTAACAGATGATTCTCTCAAGGGTTGCTGTTCTATCTTCTTCCACCACGGTTATCTCCACATTGCCAAACTCCTTCCACTGGCATGCTACTTCTTCATTGCATACGACTTTCGTGTTAGATAGCTCCTTAACAGATGCTGGCAGTTCATGAACTCCTGTAAAACCCGCCATGCAAATTGTTCTTAGACCACCTAAACTTCCCATATCTTCTGGCAACTTGGTCAAGTTTAAACAATCCGAAATATCGAGGATGCTTAGATTTTGAAGACGTGTGATTGATTCAGGTAGCTTTTCCAGTTGTGTAcatgaatgaagaatcagtgtttccAAACCAGTCAAGTTACCgaatttttcagaaattttacacAACTCGTTGCAGTTTGTGATACTTAGCTTCTTAAGGTAGACACTTCTACACAATATCTgcgggtatatcactaaatcctgGCAATAATCCATCTCGATTTCAACTAGACTTGGCCAAACATTGAGGTTGTCACTGTCCTCAAAAGCGTTTCTCATTTTGCACATTATGAATGATACTTTCTGCAAGTTTACGAGCTCCAAAGTGGATCTACTCAACGATGATATTGCAACACGCTCGAGCCTAATCCTTGTTAGATTGGATAAATAGCCAAGAAGCTGGAAGTTTTTAAATTCTGTCGGGTATAAACCATAGTTTGTGACGTTTAAAATCTTCAATTTTTGCATTTCCTTCAAGAAGTGGGGTAAAGTGTAGGTCTTTGATTTTAGGTTTAGCACCATAACTTCAACCTCAGGAACTCTCATGTCGCACCATCTCGAGGAGAATGACTCTCCTGCAATCAACAATTAAATCAAAACATAAAACACAAGATTACCAATAATTTCAGTAGGATCTAATTAAATTGAAAAAAGCGTAAATTGCCATTtaagtccctgaggtttggtccaaattaccattttagtgcaaatagttttttttctcctctgggtccttgacttttccattttcttgccgttttgatcacattgcctaactcagtctaaaaatctggttataactaggggtatttttggcataactgttgtgtagtgataaccaaaggtagtttataacataatttataaacctcataataatttaatgccaaaaatacccctaaTTATAACCTGTTTTTTAGACTAAGTTAAGCAATGTgctcaaaatggcaagaaaaaggaaaagtcaaggacccagagaagaaaaaaaaaaaactatttggactaaaatgacaatttggacaaaaacctagggactaaaatagcaatttaCTCTTGAAAAAATGTAACCAGCTTTTGGTCTAATCTTCATTTCAGGAGACAATTTTTTTAGCCAAAAAAACCCTTCAAAAAATAAAAGTGGATTAAAGGTAAATAATTTTTGAATTAATTTAAGGTTATCTGGATCAGTAACAGGTCAAGTATTTTGAGATATTGATGACTTTTCTGAGTTGTTACACTTGTATTTAATCAGCCCATCAATAATAATCCTTTTTTAAAGCTAAAAAGATATTGAACATTTCTCAGTATCGAAATCATGGGAGCGAAACAAAAACCTGTAGAAATAGATAATACGCGGGCTTGCATAGGTTCTTGCAGTTGCTCAACTGATGTGACCTGGTCTTCTCCAAGAACATTGGTAACTAGCTGGTCATTTTGTTCGGTTATAATCAATCTTCGCCTCTTTGCTACTGGTAGTTTGCTACTCAAGTTAATAGCAAGTTGCCTGAGCAAATCGTGTTGTGTGACAAATTGTTGCTCACAATAGTTAACCGGTGCATATGGATCTTCCCTGGGACTGTAAAAAACTCGCGGATTAGACATACAACTGTGGTGACAACTGGACATTTAATGCATGTATAATGAAATTGAAGGCCATCCtacttaataaaacatgtacagTTTTGAATTTAATGTGTCCTAATAAGTTGGTCTAGTGGTTAGTCACTTGGTTTCTCTCCTTGAGGTCTCAAGTTCAACTCCCACTAGCATCACTTTGAAGGATATTGGTGATGGCAATGAAGTTTCGCCAGTTCGAAACCGAGCCGAACCGGGTTTTACCGCAGTGGGCCTTCGGGCggcgggttttccccggaactggtggctCGGGTATGCATCCAACTCTGACCGTTATGGAGGAGGGGATGCATTTGCTCGATTGAGGGGATCCCAGGATGCTTATCTGGTGGTATTAAtttttagggttattggattttatcacccctgaCTATTGCCATTGGCCACTGTCACCCCCAACTCACTTTGACGCccgccacccccaacttaacacttagtgtattctgtcaccatgtcgttagctgatcactaacttttgatcatgttactatacttttgagGGTGTCCTAAGTTCCCTAAAATcttcctaagatccctatgacaccccaaaaagtatagtaataggatcaaaagttagtaattagttaacgacgtggtgatagaacacactaagtgttaagttgggggtgacgagCGTCAAAGTCATAGTTGGGGGTGATAAGATCCAATTGATGTTatcataattttgttaaaaccacaATAAGATTCCAAATTCATCCTACCCATTTATTTGAACAGGTTGATTTGTTATGTTGGCCACTCTGCTATGTTTTGACCCGTAAACTCAACTTGTTCTATCAATATTGCCATCTCTGGTGAAAACTAGTCTAATGACATATCCCAGGTTTGGGCTCTATGTCTGGGCTTGGGTCTAGGTAGGTTCAGCCCATTGAGCCTCATCCGGTCCACATCCCCCTCCTTTATAAAGGTGCCCAATATAATACTACTTATAGCAAATCAACACAAACTTATAGCAAATCAACAGTCAATGTGAACTCAAAACTCAAGTGTATCCTAACTAAATCAAAGAGATATGAGAAACAAAAATACCGTCTGGCCAAAACATTGACAAGATTTCTGTAGGATAGTTCGTAGATCTTTGCAAGGGTGTCGATGCCCTCATCGTCATGATTGTACAAGTGCACCCACATATCCAAAATAGCACTAGCCGGGATCCTATGATCTTCTAGGAATAACCCAAAATCCAAGAAACATTGTTTGAATTTATCTTCCAAGGTCTCAAAGCTTCTTTCCAGGCGATTGAGTATTTCCTTGTTTAGATCTAAAAGTGATTGACCTTGAGACAATGACTTAAGCATAGATCTCCAGAGCACCTCATTTTTCCCATCTAAGGAACCGCCAACTACAGAAAGGGTAAGCGGGTGTTTCTTACAACATTTCACCATCTACAAACAAGGATTATGGACAAATTAGTCGAAAGAAGAAACAAGTTTCATTTTTCATTAAAACTTAGCTGAATATATTCATTTGGGGAACTCTTAGTAATGTTACCTGATTGATAAGATTCTTGTCGATTGTAGGATTAGGTTTCGCAGAGCGGCAAAAGAGAATCTTCGCATCTTCGTCACTCAAAGGATCAAATTTGAACACATCATATTTCGTAAAGACCATTCTAGAAGTGACCAAAAGTTTGTATCCTTTAATATCAAATTCGAAGTTTTTAATATCGGATTCACGCCAAACATCATCTAACACTAGAAGTATAGGACCTAATACTTTCTCACGCAAAAAGTTCTCCAACTCGTTCTTTGCATCTTCAGTGCTTTGAAACTTACCTTGTTGATCAAAGTGACTTGGATTAAAGAGTCCATTGACACTTACCTTGTAATCAAATTCCTCTGAAACAGTCACAAAGAAAATATTCTCCCCAAAATTTGCTGTCGAAGAGTAAAAGATGTTAGTACTAAGGTAGCATGGTCTGATCTAGTGTAAAAGTTCAACATTCGTTGCCACAACAACGACCAAGGTTTAaaaaaacggaaacgagtttcgagcCGTTTTcacttcgcctcacgaggcgtaagcctcgaggcgaaccgaggcggaattaaaaataaatataaatattatatatcttataaaattagtaatactaactaaattcatcatcaaattcatcagaataattaaaaaaaaacacataaaaatgacataaattgcttgaaattgacacaaaaacgcaaaaacatcaaaaacaaatatCTAAAACCCCTAAGGCGCAGCTCTTTTAGCGCATCAGCCCCTCTGAGGCACACAAACAGTATAAACCCCCTGATGCGCGCCTCAGAATCGTTTTTTGCCCGTTTCGCCTTGAGGCGCACGCCTCaaccgttttttaaaaccatcaCAACGACgacgacaacaacaacaacaacaacaacaacaacaatcataccCAGTAAAATCCCAACAAAGCATATATCATTTACGGGGCAACAATCGTGGAATGAATGCAAACCACACCTTTATCCTAAAACCGGAGATGCCAACAACAATCATTGCTACAATACCATAATTCATTTATGGGCAACAATTAAGGCGAATTGGAGTTAAAACTAATGTGTTCTTTTAACCGTCAAACTACTAAACGAGGTATTATACGAATATGATTGTCAATCAACATTGGATTACCTTGAATTTCATGATCATTGCATAGCATTTTCACCAAAGTGGTCTTCCCATCTCCACCGACACCCGAAACAACAACCACATTACCAACACCACAACCATCATCACAATCCATTTCACTTCCATCATCACAATCCATTGCACTTCCATCATCATCCACATCATGAACATTAATACCTTCAAGAATCTTAGCCTTAAGCTTGTTCAGCGGCTCGTCGAATCCGACAATGCCTTTAGGAAGCGGCGGAACCAACCAACCAAATCTTCTTCGTTCCGCGGTTTCACATCTTCTCATAGACATACGCATAGAACCACTACTCAACCCCAGAGATAAACTTGCTAATCTTTCATTTACGGAATCCACTTCTACCAGCACCTTCTTGATATCCCGCCACTGATCCGCCTGAACTTCAACCTGAAAGAAATTTAGCAATTTCTGGCTAACATCTTTGAGCTTCAACGAGTGGGTGAACTTTAAGATGAGATTCCACTTGATTCTGGAGCATTTTTCAACAAGTTTTTTGGCATCTTCGATATCTTTCATGAACATGTCTTGCTCTGAACGTGTACGGTCTAGTTTCCGATTCTGGTTTTGTATGTCAACCATGATTGGTGTTATTGTGTCTAAGGTTTTTGTGAGTTGCCTCAGTTGGGGTTTAAAATTGGATGTTGTTTTTATGACATATAAAACGGTATCAGATAGCTTAGAAATGGGTTCTGAAAAGGGATCTACAGCCATTTGTTGGGGCTTTTGGATCTAAACTGAActacaagatttgattcttcaatCAATTGCTATTCTGGAACTGGATCTTAGATTGATGGATTTGATTATGATTATGTGAAGAAACAGAGCTTGGAGGCAGATACTGTGCACAAGCATGACTTTTGGAGTTGTAAGTCAACGCGTCTTCTGCTTAACCGAACTAAGCAATAGATGAAAGTGTGGCTTGacatatattttaaaaaattagataAACATAAATACAATATTAACTGTAAAAAATTAGATAAACATAAATACAATATTAACTGAAAATTTAGAAcaattataatattatattatttatgatgaaaaaaaaatatttttgataCAAAAAGTGTATGGATGTTTTAGAGAAAACATTATAAAAAACCAAGTAGTTGAGAGAATAATTAattgaattataaaaatatatacaacCTCGAACATTTCGCtagattaatttttttttttcgaaaagtaaaCTTCAAATTTGTCTAGATTAATTGACACACACTTTCATATATGTATAACTAGTGGAAGTAATTACGCGTTACGGTGAGAATTTGGTCAATATCTGTTTGGTTCATTATTGTACATCCATGGCACCAATACTGTTATGCCAATTTAAAGAGAAAACCCAAAATATTAAAGTAGTGATATGCCTAATTAGTGGATATCGACACGTTTTTTTACATTAATCGAAGATCACACAAACGAATATCAGTAACGGTCCAATAGTACAAATATTGATACTAATGTTATTCGATTGAATCGGTTCGGTTCACCACTGAACCAATAGGTTAATAGCATTCGCTATAACTTACGATACAAAAAACACTTTATTTTGAATACATTTGTAATAATGTTTGGTCAGAATTAGAACGATATGTATACCAGAACCCAAAAAAAATGAATGTTGATATCGCTATCGAAGTTGTTCTGACAGTATCAGTTCAATTCGTCACGTTAAAGAACAATAAAACTCAATCATACCGGTTTCCATTATACATATAACCCTATGATGTTGTTCATCATGATGTCATTTGGTACGATACTAAAACTCGCATACCTTAGGTTACCAATAAGTTACTCTATTATGAATACAAATACTCTATCATGAATATAAATTTATTTCGAAATGTTGAGGAAAAAAATTACACACAATTGCGTATTCATTTTTTTAAAAACGTGAGCGAACACAATTTGTTCaagaaaatcaaattaaataaaaattaaattggTTAAAAGTGCATATAACAAATACCGCTCTGACATCATCAAGGTACCCGACACTCGTATAGCTTAAAaccaattaaattaaatttaatcCAATCATTTTTGATATTTTGTTAtcgaaactgtcacaccccaaccgatggcgaaaacatcgggggtgcgagcactaagcgttcagattacTCATGAGATTTTCCATAACACTATTTGTTTCTATATAGATTAATTAGATTACATATCATAAATTATCTAAACGTCAACATCGGTCACAAGTATCAAGATTACATAATCACttcaaatattgttcaaaacTCTAGATTACTAGGTGACGTTTCGAGACATCATCCTAACTTGATTTCAGTATCCAACAttctatcagcctgcaacatgtattaaaatagagtcagtacaaaaatgtaccagcgagtatacaagtttgagtatatagaATAATAGTTtcaaacaactcatatccacaatgtaagtaataaaaatagtttcagccatgctagtgtcgcagtccaaaccagtgatagcccaagtatcccgatgctttagtgtttacccaagtcTCAAAGTAAattagaatcctcctaacaatacccccgagaataatggggaggtgcatctcctatagcgctactattgttaaggcggaactacacacttcTGGATTAAATATCACATAAcacaaagagtcaagaatcaagaatcacaagtttcacgtacacataggatagagtttagtttCAAATGTATCAAGTTTCgtagtttatagaatacatgttacatcccaaagtttaaagcgaaaagggatcgagtatactcacagtgattgcttaacaggtTAACTATTATTGGATCAAAGAGAGCTCTAttagaattagcctgattagattacaactgATAAGAGTCGGGCAGAATAACGAGATTGAACAAAGTGTCAGATCAGTCACtagatcggatggctatccgatcggatggctatccgatcagattgtcgttcgatcgggtgATTAAGGTGTGAGTGGGACgggtggctatccgatcggattgccactcgatccaAGTGTCAAATGTTTGTTTAGTGAGTTGGTTGCCTCTatcggatggttgttcgatcggatggctatccgatcgggttgccattcGATCAAGGTTTCCAAATTTAAAGTTTCAGAAAAAGTTTCTAAGTGCTGAAAGATTACGAGACAAGTGTCACCTGATCGATTGGCTATTCGAtcagatggctatccgatcggattgccgctCGATCCAGTGGTCTTTGTCCCGTTCATAACTGTGTAAAATGTCTAAGTTTCTGGTTTAACGATGTCGGCACGATACGTGTTGAGACAACGGTAGACTCATCAATATACAGCTGTTCTgctcggatgggaatcacccatGCCCGCTCAATCGTCTATTCATAATGAGTTTATGTCGGAACCCGTATTCTGGTCATCTTTTTCGGCGATAATCCATTTCCAAACCAACTCCAGACCATACACCCGGATTCCACCGTTTATAGTGAAGGATTGAGGAAAAGATGAAGATAACTTAAGTTCTATTATAAAAAGTCCTAGATTTAGCTTAGATTTGGTGAAAAACACATGGAATTCCTCAGATCTGAGTTAGATTCCACCAGGAATGACATCATATAGTATTggtacaaaccaccatgatgacatcatcctcaagAACTCGGATCcaagagatttcacggtgaaaagtgtgatttcaaaggagaatcacgtagagaatgaaGTGTAgctcaagaaagtacaagaatctagtgtaAAACGTACCAAAGTCGCCGGGAAATCGAAGAAATGTGGTGTGCGTGTGTCTGGGTCAagtgaggctgtcacatcagtccttcactgatgtgacaggcctatttatagtgtgggaGAAGGACTAGGGCGGTGTGCATGGATCGGATGGCgggtcgatcgagtggccatccgatcgggtagTCATACAATCGGATTGCCACTTGGTCAATCCTATCCTTTCTGCGTTCCCATATTTGATTCGTTTGCGagctagattaagcgttgcgttacGTATAGTTTGGTAAAAGTATCACATAACTCTATTAAATTATAGAcaccaaaagtttccaagtttcatagattccgccagtgacaagactccagtctctcgttcaaccaagaatcaagttgcACGAGTCTCAAGGGTCAAGCACCAAAtgagtatcaagagtcaagagtCTAGTTTCCCAAGTATCATATATCAAGaatccaagtatcaagtatcaagaatcatagtttaaccatcaagaatcatagtttaagtatcaagaatcaagactCTAGCATCCTAAAGACTCACAAAGTTTCACAAGTATCAAAAGTATCAATATTACATGGATTAGGGGCTAAAATTGACAATAAGCAAAGTATAGGGACTAAACCTGCCAAAAGCCTAAAGCTTAgggacgcagggcgttacagtctcccctcctttaggagatttcgtcctcgaaatcttagaggaagactgctcgaagagctgAGGATACTTGGCCTTCATCTCACTTTTCAATTCCTAAGTGAATTCAGCGCCAcactttccttcccatcgaaccttgacaatgggaattttgttgcGCCTCAATCGCTTGACgccttgatccatgatttcggcccgtttctccacgaagtgtacagcttcgtttatttgcaagtcttcgagTGGAACCTGGAGTTCCTCGTCGGCTAGGCATTTGCgtagattggatacatggaacacTGGATGCACGTTGTTTAGTTCTTGTGCTAGGTCGAGTCTATacgctaccttgccaatcctttcgagtatcttgaaaggacccatatagcgaggagcgagctttcccttcttaccaaaacgaactactcccttccagggagataccttgagaaggACCCGGTCACCAAcatcaaattccaaaggcttacGCCTAacatc
It encodes:
- the LOC110921803 gene encoding probable disease resistance protein At5g66910 — its product is MAVDPFSEPISKLSDTVLYVIKTTSNFKPQLRQLTKTLDTITPIMVDIQNQNRKLDRTRSEQDMFMKDIEDAKKLVEKCSRIKWNLILKFTHSLKLKDVSQKLLNFFQVEVQADQWRDIKKVLVEVDSVNERLASLSLGLSSGSMRMSMRRCETAERRRFGWLVPPLPKGIVGFDEPLNKLKAKILEGINVHDVDDDGSAMDCDDGSEMDCDDGCGVGNVVVVSGVGGDGKTTLVKMLCNDHEIQANFGENIFFVTVSEEFDYKVSVNGLFNPSHFDQQGKFQSTEDAKNELENFLREKVLGPILLVLDDVWRESDIKNFEFDIKGYKLLVTSRMVFTKYDVFKFDPLSDEDAKILFCRSAKPNPTIDKNLINQMVKCCKKHPLTLSVVGGSLDGKNEVLWRSMLKSLSQGQSLLDLNKEILNRLERSFETLEDKFKQCFLDFGLFLEDHRIPASAILDMWVHLYNHDDEGIDTLAKIYELSYRNLVNVLARRPREDPYAPVNYCEQQFVTQHDLLRQLAINLSSKLPVAKRRRLIITEQNDQLVTNVLGEDQVTSVEQLQEPMQARVLSISTGESFSSRWCDMRVPEVEVMVLNLKSKTYTLPHFLKEMQKLKILNVTNYGLYPTEFKNFQLLGYLSNLTRIRLERVAISSLSRSTLELVNLQKVSFIMCKMRNAFEDSDNLNVWPSLVEIEMDYCQDLVIYPQILCRSVYLKKLSITNCNELCKISEKFGNLTGLETLILHSCTQLEKLPESITRLQNLSILDISDCLNLTKLPEDMGSLGGLRTICMAGFTGVHELPASVKELSNTKVVCNEEVACQWKEFGNVEITVVEEDRTATLERIIC